The following are encoded in a window of Halosolutus halophilus genomic DNA:
- a CDS encoding sulfatase family protein gives MDGSRPNVLLIHCHDLGRHLGCYGVDVETPAIDALAADGVLFENHFATAPQCSPSRGSLMTGRYPHVNGLMGLAHTHWEFHEDERILPHYLDDAGYETHLFGLQHVTQDTDDLGYDHIHSEGNLFPGVSPSVHQTNRAQAVSAVVSSFLERGGYEEPFFASIGFFECHRVEEENGRFGFDADRYDTDDPDEVRPLTYLPDRRGIRQDLAEMHGMVRAVDDGVETILAALEDAGLADDTVVVFTTEHGIAFPLAKGSCYDPGIEATLVVRYPDVADGGRRYEQLVSNVDVLPTLLELLGIGVPDDLDGRSFLPLLTDDGYEPRDRVFAEMTWHDLYNPVRAIRTERYKYIRNFWDLPAVYLTKDIFASEAGREVRETYGVPPRPYEELYDLRNAPQEDENVAFEPRYQDARRDLSRQLYEWMDGSDDPLLDGPVTPGNYDAIQTWPHESA, from the coding sequence ATGGACGGTTCGCGACCGAACGTGCTCCTGATCCACTGCCACGACCTCGGCCGGCACCTCGGCTGTTACGGTGTCGACGTCGAGACGCCGGCGATCGACGCGCTGGCGGCCGACGGCGTCCTCTTCGAGAACCACTTCGCGACGGCACCCCAGTGTTCGCCGAGTCGCGGGAGCCTCATGACCGGCCGATACCCCCACGTGAACGGGCTGATGGGGCTCGCACACACGCACTGGGAGTTCCACGAGGACGAGCGGATCCTCCCACACTACCTCGACGACGCCGGTTACGAGACCCACCTCTTCGGCCTGCAACACGTCACGCAGGACACCGACGATCTGGGGTACGACCACATCCACTCGGAGGGGAACCTGTTTCCGGGTGTGTCGCCGTCGGTCCACCAGACGAACCGGGCACAGGCCGTCTCGGCCGTCGTCTCGTCGTTTCTCGAACGAGGCGGATACGAGGAGCCGTTTTTCGCGTCGATCGGGTTCTTCGAGTGCCACCGGGTCGAGGAGGAGAACGGCCGGTTCGGCTTCGACGCCGACCGCTACGACACCGACGACCCCGACGAGGTCCGGCCGCTCACGTACCTCCCGGACCGACGGGGAATCAGACAGGACCTGGCGGAGATGCACGGGATGGTCCGGGCGGTCGACGACGGGGTCGAGACGATCCTCGCGGCGCTCGAGGACGCCGGACTCGCCGACGACACGGTCGTGGTCTTCACGACGGAACACGGCATCGCCTTCCCGCTCGCGAAGGGGAGCTGTTACGACCCCGGGATCGAGGCGACGTTGGTCGTTCGCTATCCCGACGTCGCAGACGGCGGGCGACGGTACGAGCAACTCGTGAGCAACGTCGACGTGCTCCCGACGCTGCTCGAACTACTCGGGATCGGCGTGCCGGACGACCTCGACGGCCGGAGTTTCCTGCCGCTTCTGACCGACGACGGGTACGAGCCGCGCGATCGGGTATTCGCCGAGATGACCTGGCACGACCTGTACAACCCGGTCCGGGCGATCCGGACGGAGCGGTACAAGTACATCCGGAACTTCTGGGACCTGCCCGCGGTCTACCTCACGAAGGACATCTTCGCCAGCGAAGCCGGTCGCGAGGTCCGCGAGACGTACGGCGTCCCCCCGAGGCCGTACGAGGAGCTGTACGACCTCCGGAACGCGCCACAGGAAGACGAGAACGTGGCGTTCGAACCGCGATACCAGGACGCCCGCCGCGACCTCTCGCGACAGCTCTACGAGTGGATGGACGGGAGCGACGATCCGCTCCTCGACGGACCTGTGACCCCCGGCAACTACGACGCGATCCAGACCTGGCCCCACGAATCGGCGTGA
- a CDS encoding GNAT family N-acetyltransferase, giving the protein MAQIRRARAADREGISRTHLASIRGVDSTAYDETELAVWEAGASSVSYPIDDPETEFLVAESDDEIAGFAEASLDDPELDKLYVAPAYQHQRIATALAEEIERSLRSTGADSVYVEAAPNAAPFYERIGYERVGTHRKAITSDSSSAEMTVVDMEKEL; this is encoded by the coding sequence ATGGCGCAGATCCGTCGGGCTCGGGCTGCCGACCGCGAGGGGATTTCCCGGACACACCTGGCCTCGATACGGGGTGTCGATTCGACAGCGTACGACGAGACGGAGTTGGCGGTTTGGGAAGCCGGGGCCTCGTCGGTTAGCTACCCGATCGACGATCCGGAGACAGAATTTCTGGTGGCAGAGAGCGATGACGAGATCGCCGGATTCGCAGAAGCGTCGTTGGACGACCCGGAACTGGACAAACTCTACGTTGCCCCCGCGTACCAGCACCAGAGAATCGCAACGGCGCTCGCGGAGGAAATCGAACGGTCACTCCGGTCTACCGGTGCCGACTCGGTGTACGTCGAAGCCGCTCCGAATGCAGCACCGTTCTACGAGCGGATCGGCTACGAACGGGTCGGGACCCATCGGAAAGCCATCACCAGCGACTCGTCCTCCGCGGAGATGACAGTGGTCGATATGGAGAAGGAATTGTAG
- a CDS encoding SPW repeat domain-containing protein has protein sequence MSERAMDSSSSVPVARTAGLVAVLGTWIFWSGVFLTGFGWIITLNVLVGATIAAIGAYTAGWPSGGPLPGPALLFPVVTLLLGLVVIALPFLLNVTDGRMVWSNVIAGALVVVLSGASVYGSWQLSGTATRA, from the coding sequence ATGAGCGAGCGAGCGATGGACTCGTCATCGTCAGTTCCGGTCGCGCGAACTGCCGGGCTCGTGGCCGTCCTCGGTACCTGGATCTTCTGGTCCGGCGTCTTCCTGACCGGGTTCGGGTGGATCATCACGCTAAACGTCCTCGTCGGGGCGACGATCGCAGCTATCGGTGCGTACACTGCGGGATGGCCCTCGGGCGGACCGCTTCCCGGCCCCGCTCTCCTTTTCCCGGTAGTGACCCTCCTGCTCGGTCTCGTGGTGATCGCCCTGCCGTTCCTCCTGAACGTAACCGACGGGCGAATGGTCTGGAGTAACGTGATCGCCGGGGCCCTCGTCGTGGTCCTGTCCGGAGCCAGCGTCTACGGAAGCTGGCAGCTGTCGGGGACGGCGACGCGTGCCTGA
- a CDS encoding helix-turn-helix domain-containing protein → MTTVVELEVPAERLGLARTFDRVPTLEFEIGGLIGDSPPLVWVSGADRSAVDRALETDPSVEVIAALTEDAAAPNDCWLFRLEFGDEVKLFQQIIAENDGAILAAHGQEGWWSVKLLFHDHEAVSACHDLFDQYEYRVEVTRVTGTSDVANAETPLTKTQYETVYKAYELGYFDVPRGVTLEELASELGISHQALSERLRRSHAALVSAELSGGMTPVELDP, encoded by the coding sequence ATGACAACAGTCGTCGAACTCGAAGTCCCGGCCGAGCGACTCGGGCTAGCCCGGACGTTCGATCGAGTTCCGACGCTCGAGTTCGAGATCGGTGGACTGATCGGAGATTCACCGCCGCTGGTGTGGGTCTCGGGTGCCGATCGATCGGCCGTCGATCGGGCACTCGAGACGGACCCGTCAGTCGAGGTGATCGCAGCCCTCACCGAGGACGCTGCCGCCCCCAACGACTGTTGGCTGTTCCGGCTCGAATTCGGCGACGAGGTGAAACTGTTCCAGCAGATCATCGCCGAGAACGACGGGGCGATTCTAGCAGCACACGGCCAGGAGGGGTGGTGGTCGGTGAAACTGCTCTTCCACGATCACGAGGCGGTGTCCGCGTGTCACGACCTGTTCGACCAGTACGAGTACCGGGTGGAAGTGACGCGCGTGACCGGGACGAGCGACGTCGCGAACGCGGAGACGCCGCTGACGAAAACCCAGTACGAGACGGTCTACAAGGCGTACGAACTCGGCTACTTCGACGTGCCGCGAGGGGTCACGCTCGAGGAACTGGCGTCCGAACTGGGCATCTCCCACCAGGCGCTGTCCGAGCGACTCCGCCGTAGCCACGCGGCACTGGTCAGCGCGGAACTGTCCGGCGGTATGACGCCGGTCGAACTCGACCCCTGA
- a CDS encoding DsrE family protein, with protein sequence MKLGLVLETNDPERVWNAFRLANTALDADHAVETFLLGDGVVAPDLDHEKFNPHGVMLKYTRNGGELVACGTCLDSRDLAADDLRPRGTMGDLLSIVEDADEVLTIG encoded by the coding sequence ATGAAGCTCGGACTCGTCCTCGAGACGAACGATCCGGAGCGCGTCTGGAACGCGTTCAGGCTCGCGAACACCGCGCTCGACGCCGACCACGCGGTCGAGACGTTCCTGCTCGGCGACGGGGTCGTCGCTCCCGACCTCGACCACGAGAAGTTCAATCCGCACGGCGTGATGCTGAAGTACACCCGGAACGGGGGCGAACTGGTCGCCTGCGGGACGTGCCTGGACTCGCGCGACCTCGCGGCCGACGACCTCCGGCCGCGCGGGACGATGGGTGACCTGCTCTCGATCGTCGAGGACGCGGACGAGGTCCTGACGATCGGGTGA
- a CDS encoding thiamine pyrophosphate-binding protein, giving the protein MTDEYTGADLFVDALESYGVDYLFGNPGTTELPVMEAISTSDVEYVLGLHEDIAVGMASGYAQTRRYHSHHDESIAPVGVANLHIAPGLAHGLGNLYAAKIAGAPLVVTAGNHSTDFRHEEPILSGDLVDMAEQFCKWSDEVLDVEALPTMLRRAVRVAMTPPTGPVFLGLPLDVMLAETDAEPERLGAIPNAGSGDPAQLDRAAELLVEADDPVLVVGDHVARSGEDAVAAAVELAESTGARVHGEILACEVDYPTDHDQWVSYIPPDEDLASMLMDTDTLLFVGCSTNTTLTRHEEALVDPDTTCIHVGDDAWQVGKNQPADAAIVGDPGLVMQGLIERIRKRLSEDVVEERLERVSAIKEMVEARMEQMGEDEAPDDPRASKAQLVDAMERVAGDAYIVDEGVTSKYAMLTRWDFAPEQYISNKGGGLGYGLPASIGAAVAESQRDEPRDVIGFVGDGSYLYYPHAVYSAARYDLDLTVVIPDNRNYRILKDNTLNILGGEEDDYEFVGMDFEPPIDLVGNAESHGARAELVETPDDIEDALEDALANDGPDVLDVLVHD; this is encoded by the coding sequence ATGACTGACGAGTACACCGGTGCCGATCTCTTCGTCGACGCGCTCGAGTCCTACGGCGTCGACTACCTCTTCGGGAATCCCGGGACGACCGAACTTCCGGTCATGGAGGCGATCAGCACCAGCGACGTCGAGTACGTGCTCGGACTCCACGAAGATATCGCGGTCGGGATGGCCTCGGGGTACGCCCAGACGCGCCGGTATCACTCCCACCACGACGAGTCGATCGCGCCCGTCGGCGTCGCGAACCTCCACATCGCACCCGGCCTCGCTCACGGACTCGGGAACCTCTACGCCGCGAAGATCGCCGGTGCGCCGCTGGTCGTCACCGCAGGGAACCACAGCACCGACTTCCGCCACGAGGAGCCGATCCTGAGCGGCGACCTGGTCGACATGGCCGAACAGTTCTGCAAGTGGTCCGACGAGGTGTTAGACGTCGAGGCGCTGCCGACGATGCTCCGACGGGCCGTCCGGGTCGCGATGACCCCGCCGACCGGCCCCGTCTTCCTCGGCCTCCCGCTCGACGTCATGCTGGCCGAAACCGACGCCGAGCCGGAGCGACTCGGCGCGATTCCGAACGCCGGCAGCGGCGATCCCGCACAGCTCGATCGGGCCGCCGAGCTGCTCGTCGAGGCCGACGACCCGGTCCTGGTCGTCGGCGATCACGTGGCCCGATCGGGCGAGGACGCGGTCGCGGCGGCGGTCGAACTCGCCGAATCGACCGGGGCCCGCGTCCACGGCGAGATTCTCGCCTGCGAGGTCGATTACCCGACGGATCACGACCAGTGGGTGTCCTACATTCCGCCGGACGAGGACCTCGCGTCGATGCTGATGGACACCGACACGCTCCTGTTCGTCGGGTGTTCGACGAACACGACGCTGACCCGCCACGAGGAGGCGCTGGTCGATCCCGACACCACGTGCATCCACGTCGGTGACGACGCCTGGCAGGTCGGCAAGAACCAGCCGGCGGACGCGGCGATCGTCGGCGACCCCGGGCTCGTCATGCAGGGACTGATCGAACGGATCCGGAAGCGTCTCTCCGAGGACGTCGTCGAGGAGCGTCTCGAGCGCGTCAGTGCGATCAAGGAGATGGTCGAGGCCAGGATGGAACAGATGGGCGAAGACGAGGCCCCGGACGATCCCCGGGCCTCGAAGGCACAACTGGTCGACGCGATGGAGCGGGTCGCCGGCGACGCCTACATCGTCGACGAGGGAGTCACCTCGAAGTACGCGATGTTGACCCGGTGGGACTTCGCGCCGGAACAGTACATCTCGAACAAGGGTGGCGGACTCGGCTACGGCCTGCCCGCGTCGATCGGTGCGGCCGTCGCGGAGAGCCAGCGGGACGAGCCGCGCGACGTGATCGGCTTCGTCGGAGACGGCTCGTACCTGTACTATCCCCACGCGGTCTACAGCGCGGCCCGCTACGATCTCGATCTCACGGTCGTCATCCCGGACAACCGCAATTACCGGATCCTGAAGGACAACACGCTGAACATCCTGGGCGGCGAGGAGGACGACTACGAGTTCGTCGGCATGGACTTCGAGCCGCCGATCGATCTCGTCGGCAACGCCGAGAGTCACGGCGCACGCGCCGAACTCGTCGAAACGCCGGACGACATCGAGGACGCGCTAGAAGACGCGCTCGCGAACGACGGCCCGGACGTGCTCGACGTGCTGGTCCACGACTGA
- a CDS encoding GNAT family N-acetyltransferase, translated as MEFSESLEFGHADRKKIYEHVERHGAVDPDAVQGHLGIDPSGFRHHVAILKRDGRLDEVDGKLRVTIDAGAEEEYVSADLEFHIRPARQEDLSGIVGAIRQVAEERTYIEAESVADEIDHEETLLRHNELESRMFFVATVDDEVVGWVHLHAPELEKLSHTAELTVGVLEGYRGHGIGSHLLARGLEWAGSNDFEKVYQSVPSTNEEAIEFLEENDWKTEAVREDHYKLGGRYVDEVMMAVEL; from the coding sequence ATGGAATTCAGCGAATCGCTCGAGTTCGGCCACGCGGACCGCAAGAAAATCTACGAGCACGTCGAACGCCACGGGGCGGTCGATCCCGACGCGGTACAGGGCCACCTCGGGATCGATCCCAGCGGATTCCGCCACCACGTGGCGATCCTCAAGCGCGACGGCCGTCTCGACGAGGTCGACGGCAAACTGCGCGTGACGATCGACGCGGGGGCCGAGGAGGAGTACGTCTCCGCGGACCTCGAGTTTCACATCCGACCGGCCAGACAGGAGGACCTTTCGGGAATCGTCGGCGCGATCCGACAGGTTGCCGAGGAGCGGACCTACATCGAGGCCGAGAGCGTCGCAGACGAGATCGACCACGAGGAAACCCTGCTCCGACACAACGAACTCGAGTCGCGGATGTTCTTCGTGGCCACCGTCGACGACGAGGTCGTCGGCTGGGTCCACCTCCACGCGCCGGAACTCGAGAAACTCTCCCACACCGCCGAACTCACCGTCGGCGTGCTCGAGGGGTATCGCGGTCACGGCATCGGATCGCACCTCCTCGCGCGGGGGCTGGAGTGGGCCGGTTCGAACGACTTCGAAAAAGTGTACCAGAGCGTCCCCTCGACCAACGAGGAGGCGATCGAGTTCCTCGAGGAGAACGACTGGAAGACCGAGGCCGTCCGCGAGGACCACTACAAACTCGGCGGCCGCTACGTCGACGAAGTGATGATGGCAGTCGAACTGTGA
- a CDS encoding TIGR04024 family LLM class F420-dependent oxidoreductase — MIAELDLLVRLNDYDRPQDVADRAVQAEELGFDRVSMGETTGWNIVPPLTLVADRTDELGVSNDVISPFGRSPAMLAQTALTLHDAADGRFRFGLGPSSPAITERWHGESFDRPLRRTREAIEVIRTVYEEGNPAYEGDIFEIQGLNYEREVPESPPPIDLGTLGPKATEMAGRFGDGWAPQMFTKDGLADRLEDLERGADLAGKDLSDLRVSPIVRGIAAEDRERARELARGTIAFMLGAYGPYYGDSVAEQGYPDVVADVRAAWRERDTNAMAARLPDEVLDDLAPAGTPDEVREWVEEYADLEGVDAVRVGFVDGMTDADKETTMEALAELV; from the coding sequence GTGATCGCCGAACTGGATTTGCTCGTCAGACTCAACGACTACGATCGCCCACAGGACGTCGCCGACCGGGCCGTCCAGGCCGAGGAACTGGGCTTCGATCGCGTCTCGATGGGCGAGACGACGGGCTGGAACATCGTCCCGCCGCTGACGCTCGTCGCGGACCGCACCGACGAACTCGGCGTCTCGAACGACGTCATCTCGCCGTTCGGGCGGTCGCCGGCGATGCTCGCACAGACTGCGCTGACGCTGCACGACGCCGCCGACGGCCGGTTCCGGTTCGGACTCGGGCCGAGTTCGCCGGCGATCACCGAACGCTGGCACGGCGAATCGTTCGATCGGCCGCTGCGGCGCACGCGGGAGGCGATCGAGGTGATCCGGACGGTCTACGAGGAGGGCAATCCCGCCTACGAGGGCGACATCTTCGAGATTCAGGGGCTGAACTACGAACGCGAGGTTCCCGAATCTCCGCCGCCGATCGACCTCGGAACGCTCGGCCCGAAGGCGACGGAGATGGCGGGCCGGTTCGGCGACGGCTGGGCGCCCCAGATGTTCACGAAAGACGGCCTCGCGGATCGACTCGAGGATCTGGAGCGCGGTGCCGACCTCGCCGGCAAGGATCTCTCGGACCTGCGCGTCAGTCCGATTGTCCGCGGGATCGCCGCCGAGGACCGCGAGCGCGCCCGCGAACTGGCGCGCGGAACGATCGCGTTTATGCTCGGAGCCTACGGGCCTTACTACGGCGATTCGGTCGCCGAACAGGGGTATCCCGACGTCGTCGCGGACGTCCGGGCGGCGTGGCGGGAACGCGACACGAATGCCATGGCCGCGAGACTGCCGGATGAGGTGCTCGACGACCTCGCACCGGCCGGGACACCCGACGAGGTTCGCGAGTGGGTCGAAGAGTACGCGGACCTCGAGGGGGTCGACGCCGTGCGGGTCGGGTTCGTCGACGGGATGACCGACGCGGACAAGGAGACCACGATGGAGGCACTCGCCGAACTGGTGTAA
- a CDS encoding UbiA family prenyltransferase, whose protein sequence is MPIARHGTGLGATGRAFLSQVHPVFMLPPLAASLFGAILASEFDPAVATVHVLATFAAVYTAHVKDGYVDFHVRGEDDDHPLTERGCRIGLTLSTTLFALCCGLLFVFVDWGAVALTVPTWLIAFHHAPQLDTNPVTATTGYPLGIALSLVGGFYVQAATLAAVPIGFALVFLVLLSGIKVIDDAQDYAYDRSIRKRTVAVAVSPDRAYTVAYWLMAAALLIVVGFAVARVFPPTSVLAALAFAAVAIAARRAGPEIATMLLIRGSYVFLAVLVAAVWFEPLAAIG, encoded by the coding sequence ATGCCGATCGCGAGACACGGAACCGGCCTCGGGGCGACGGGACGGGCGTTTCTGTCGCAAGTGCATCCCGTCTTCATGCTCCCGCCGCTCGCCGCGTCGCTGTTCGGCGCGATTCTCGCGTCCGAATTCGACCCGGCCGTCGCGACGGTGCACGTCCTCGCGACGTTCGCCGCCGTCTACACCGCCCACGTCAAGGACGGCTACGTCGACTTCCACGTTCGCGGCGAGGACGACGATCACCCGCTGACCGAGCGGGGCTGTCGAATCGGTCTGACCCTCTCGACGACGCTGTTCGCGCTGTGCTGTGGCCTCCTGTTCGTCTTCGTCGACTGGGGCGCCGTCGCACTCACGGTACCGACGTGGCTGATCGCCTTCCACCACGCGCCACAGCTCGACACGAACCCCGTCACGGCGACGACCGGCTATCCGCTCGGGATCGCCCTCTCGCTGGTGGGCGGATTCTACGTCCAGGCGGCGACCCTCGCCGCGGTCCCGATCGGCTTCGCGCTCGTCTTTCTCGTCCTCCTCTCGGGGATCAAGGTGATCGACGACGCGCAGGACTACGCCTACGATCGATCGATCCGGAAACGGACCGTCGCCGTGGCCGTGAGCCCGGACCGGGCCTATACCGTGGCGTACTGGCTGATGGCCGCCGCGCTGCTGATCGTCGTCGGATTCGCCGTCGCCCGGGTCTTCCCGCCGACGTCGGTGCTCGCGGCGCTCGCGTTCGCTGCGGTCGCGATCGCCGCCCGGCGTGCCGGTCCGGAGATCGCGACGATGTTGCTCATCCGCGGCTCGTACGTGTTTCTGGCCGTGCTGGTGGCCGCCGTCTGGTTCGAACCGCTGGCGGCGATCGGATAG
- a CDS encoding redox-regulated ATPase YchF translates to MLSIALAGKPNAGKSTFYTAATMAEVDVANYPFTTIDANRGVSYVRTECPCLDRDERCNADNCEDGKRYVPIELLDVAGLVPGAHEGKGLGNQFLDELTNADVIINVIDASGGTNEKGEPVDIGEHDPLEDIDFVEEEMDLWLAGIVERNWESVERKSRSPDFDVDDALADMLSGFGASPKQIATVLRDLDYPEDPIQWEDEHREALARDVRQRTKPIVVAANKIDVAPEENVEKLLALDKPVIPTTAEGELALRRAAEKGLVEYDPGDETIEIGDDVSDAQREALEGLADTMAEYDGTGVQSALDHAVYDLLDHLTAYPVEDASKWSDGSGNILPDAFLLPRGSTPVDLAYAVHSDIGDGYLHAVDARSKREVGEDYELEEGDVIKIVSTN, encoded by the coding sequence ATGCTTTCGATCGCGCTTGCCGGGAAGCCAAACGCCGGCAAGTCCACGTTCTACACGGCGGCGACGATGGCGGAGGTCGACGTCGCCAACTATCCGTTCACGACGATCGACGCCAACCGTGGGGTGAGCTACGTCCGGACGGAGTGTCCCTGTCTCGACCGTGACGAGCGGTGCAACGCCGACAACTGCGAGGACGGGAAACGATACGTCCCGATCGAACTCCTCGACGTGGCGGGACTGGTGCCGGGTGCTCACGAGGGGAAAGGGCTCGGGAACCAGTTTCTCGACGAACTCACGAACGCGGACGTGATCATCAACGTGATCGACGCCTCCGGCGGGACCAACGAGAAGGGTGAACCGGTCGATATCGGCGAACACGACCCCCTCGAGGACATCGACTTCGTCGAGGAGGAGATGGACCTCTGGCTGGCCGGCATCGTCGAGCGCAACTGGGAGTCCGTCGAGCGCAAGTCCCGATCGCCCGACTTCGACGTCGACGACGCGCTCGCTGACATGCTCTCGGGCTTTGGCGCCTCCCCGAAACAGATCGCAACCGTCCTCCGCGACCTCGACTACCCCGAGGACCCCATCCAGTGGGAGGACGAACACCGCGAGGCGCTCGCGCGCGACGTTCGCCAGCGGACGAAGCCGATCGTCGTCGCGGCGAACAAGATCGACGTCGCGCCCGAGGAGAACGTCGAGAAACTGCTCGCCCTCGACAAACCCGTGATTCCCACCACCGCCGAGGGCGAACTCGCGCTTCGCCGCGCGGCCGAGAAGGGACTGGTCGAATACGATCCCGGCGACGAGACGATCGAAATCGGCGACGACGTCAGCGACGCTCAGCGCGAGGCGCTCGAGGGACTGGCCGACACGATGGCTGAATACGACGGGACCGGGGTCCAGTCGGCGCTGGATCACGCGGTCTACGACCTGCTCGATCACCTCACGGCCTATCCCGTCGAGGACGCCTCGAAGTGGTCCGACGGTAGCGGCAATATCCTGCCGGACGCCTTCCTGCTCCCTCGCGGCTCGACGCCCGTCGACCTCGCCTACGCGGTCCACTCGGACATCGGCGACGGCTACCTCCACGCGGTCGACGCCCGATCGAAACGGGAGGTCGGCGAGGACTACGAACTCGAGGAGGGCGACGTAATCAAGATCGTGAGCACCAACTGA
- a CDS encoding FAD-binding oxidoreductase: MTHDCSFLEDLDLGDDQLSFAESHRDSHAADWGAEQQGRGVVPDAVVYPESTADVAAVLAAATDRAVPVTPYAAGTGLEGNAVPARGGISLDLTRMDDVLDYRPDDFQLDVGPGIIGSAVDEYVAEDGLFFPPLPSSGDISTIGGMVATDASGMKTVRYGEIADWVLGLEAVLADGTVIETGSRAIKTSSGYNLTELLIGSEGTLAVVTRATLQLAGRPQQIRGGRAIFDRLDDAAEAVFDAVRTDVDVARIELVDGVSARMANEYLGTDLPDAPMVFLEFHANHGVDEEIDLCRTIFEDHDVTRFEMSDDDAEMEALWRARRELAYAVATYDPDLEPLHPGDVTVPISTYPEIVHETKRLAEEYDLLAPCFGHAGDGNLHYSVLVDPDDEEMVDRGERMYSEIVERAIELGGTATGEHGIGHGKREYLEAEHGTGAVETMRRIKHALDPTDTLNPGKIFPETVDDGRVRPPQGED, translated from the coding sequence ATGACACACGACTGTTCGTTCCTCGAGGACCTCGATCTCGGAGACGACCAGCTCTCGTTCGCGGAGAGTCACAGGGACTCACACGCCGCCGACTGGGGGGCGGAACAACAGGGACGCGGCGTCGTCCCCGACGCCGTCGTCTACCCCGAATCCACGGCCGACGTAGCGGCCGTCCTCGCCGCGGCGACCGATCGGGCCGTCCCGGTCACGCCCTACGCGGCGGGGACGGGACTGGAGGGCAACGCCGTCCCGGCCCGCGGCGGGATCAGCCTCGATCTCACCCGGATGGACGACGTCCTCGACTACCGGCCGGACGACTTCCAGCTCGACGTCGGACCGGGGATCATCGGCTCCGCGGTCGACGAGTACGTCGCAGAGGACGGGCTGTTCTTCCCGCCGCTGCCGTCGTCTGGCGACATCTCGACGATCGGCGGAATGGTCGCGACCGACGCCAGCGGGATGAAGACCGTCAGGTACGGCGAAATCGCCGACTGGGTGCTCGGGCTCGAGGCGGTGCTGGCGGACGGGACGGTCATCGAGACCGGGTCCCGGGCGATCAAGACCTCGAGCGGCTACAACCTGACCGAACTCCTCATCGGCAGCGAGGGGACGCTGGCGGTCGTGACGCGGGCGACGCTGCAACTCGCGGGCCGCCCCCAGCAGATCCGCGGCGGCCGGGCCATCTTCGATCGGCTCGACGACGCGGCCGAGGCCGTCTTCGACGCGGTCCGGACGGATGTCGACGTAGCCCGGATCGAACTCGTCGACGGGGTGAGCGCGCGAATGGCCAACGAGTACCTCGGGACCGACCTGCCCGACGCACCGATGGTCTTCCTCGAGTTCCACGCCAACCACGGCGTCGACGAGGAGATCGATCTCTGTCGGACCATCTTCGAGGATCACGACGTAACCCGCTTCGAGATGAGCGACGACGACGCCGAGATGGAGGCCCTCTGGCGGGCCCGGCGGGAACTGGCCTACGCCGTGGCGACGTACGATCCCGACCTCGAACCGCTCCACCCCGGCGACGTCACGGTGCCGATCAGTACCTACCCCGAGATCGTCCACGAGACCAAACGTCTCGCCGAGGAGTACGACCTGCTCGCACCCTGTTTCGGCCACGCGGGTGACGGCAACCTGCACTACAGCGTACTCGTCGATCCGGACGACGAGGAGATGGTCGATCGAGGCGAGCGGATGTACAGCGAGATCGTCGAGCGAGCGATCGAACTCGGCGGAACGGCCACCGGCGAACACGGCATCGGCCACGGGAAACGCGAGTATCTCGAGGCCGAACACGGGACCGGAGCGGTCGAGACGATGCGCCGGATCAAGCACGCGCTCGATCCGACGGACACGCTCAATCCGGGGAAGATCTTCCCGGAAACGGTCGACGACGGGCGGGTCAGGCCGCCACAGGGCGAGGACTGA
- a CDS encoding DUF2267 domain-containing protein produces MKYDGFIGEVQHRAQLDSREAALGTSRVTLTTLSERIDPGLAENLGAKLPEKLGRFREEVDDVERFAFDEFVDRVVEREDIGEVEPADAAFHAQVVVDVVDEAVTEGALQDVEDQPPDGEGYENLFEIADAEGSPT; encoded by the coding sequence ATGAAATACGACGGCTTCATCGGCGAGGTGCAACACCGCGCACAGCTCGACTCGCGAGAGGCCGCCCTGGGCACCTCCCGAGTCACTCTGACGACGCTCTCCGAGCGCATCGATCCGGGGCTGGCGGAGAACCTGGGGGCCAAGCTCCCCGAGAAACTCGGTCGGTTCCGCGAGGAGGTCGACGACGTCGAACGGTTCGCATTCGACGAGTTCGTCGATCGGGTCGTCGAGCGCGAGGATATCGGCGAGGTCGAACCGGCAGACGCGGCGTTCCACGCACAGGTGGTCGTGGACGTCGTCGACGAGGCCGTCACCGAAGGAGCGCTACAGGACGTCGAAGACCAGCCACCGGACGGCGAAGGCTACGAGAATCTTTTCGAGATCGCCGACGCCGAGGGGAGTCCGACGTAA